In a genomic window of Candidatus Microthrix parvicella Bio17-1:
- a CDS encoding FKBP-type peptidyl-prolyl cis-trans isomerase, translating to MTPRSQPSGDSRTSGLPGSTRVGHRIVGRVVVVGFLTSFLATLVACGTSLDGTPTADAAGAPSSSAGEEVEPAHTSEAGVTIISELTGDGPRADTAACVQLDVRLKVADGDTHVTTPTGDHSMVVSLNDTRVIPGIRSGARGMRVGGRRALGIPPALAYGDHGWKLGGVPPGARLHADVTVLWAADPPKWSWESLHHAVSSGQHHLSLDEGSGPALEAGGQATALISSMDLKHDAVLKTGWPSCSAQAIDLGSSDVSVWFRNELKGLRSGGTRIVLKPSDVPAEQADAWLVTLVGVRN from the coding sequence GTGACACCGCGATCCCAGCCCTCCGGGGACAGCCGAACCAGCGGTCTTCCGGGGTCGACCAGGGTGGGGCATCGCATCGTTGGACGAGTGGTCGTGGTGGGGTTTCTCACGTCCTTCCTGGCCACGCTCGTTGCCTGTGGAACGTCACTCGATGGCACCCCAACAGCCGACGCCGCCGGGGCCCCGTCCAGCTCCGCCGGGGAAGAGGTTGAACCGGCCCACACGTCCGAGGCAGGTGTCACCATCATCTCCGAGCTCACCGGCGACGGACCGCGGGCCGACACGGCGGCGTGTGTGCAGTTGGACGTCAGGTTGAAGGTCGCCGACGGGGACACCCATGTCACCACCCCGACGGGCGACCACTCAATGGTGGTGTCCCTGAACGACACCCGGGTGATTCCGGGAATTCGATCGGGTGCCCGCGGCATGAGGGTGGGCGGGCGACGCGCACTCGGGATTCCACCGGCATTGGCCTACGGCGATCATGGCTGGAAGCTCGGCGGGGTTCCGCCGGGTGCAAGGTTGCACGCCGACGTGACGGTGCTCTGGGCCGCTGATCCACCGAAGTGGTCGTGGGAGTCGCTGCACCATGCTGTCAGCTCCGGCCAACATCACCTGAGCCTTGACGAAGGCAGCGGACCCGCGCTCGAAGCCGGGGGTCAGGCCACCGCGTTGATCTCCTCCATGGACCTCAAACATGACGCCGTGCTGAAAACAGGTTGGCCATCGTGTTCTGCGCAGGCGATCGACCTGGGGTCCAGCGACGTCTCGGTTTGGTTCCGGAACGAGTTGAAGGGCCTACGCAGCGGTGGCACCCGAATCGTGTTGAAACCCAGCGACGTACCGGCGGAGCAGGCCGACGCCTGGCTGGTCACCCTGGTTGGCGTGCGCAACTGA
- a CDS encoding 2OG-Fe(II) oxygenase, with amino-acid sequence MADAEPPINWLPLISPTPRHQASHHVVDAAFTPEECRRIVALAEPECAEVGSIEGDDEVDRVRSSSVSWLAADDDTWWIFERLARLVREANEGWGFDLVGFEEELQYTRYDGPGDHYTWHRDGLDGDVSTRKITVVVQLTDPGGYDGAQLELPDRLADPEDPDRLRHVNGQGSAVVFPAYEYHRVTPLRHGRRRSLVAWVAGPPFR; translated from the coding sequence GTGGCTGATGCGGAGCCGCCGATCAACTGGTTGCCGTTGATCTCGCCGACGCCACGGCACCAGGCATCCCACCATGTGGTCGATGCCGCCTTCACCCCTGAGGAGTGTCGGCGCATCGTGGCGCTGGCCGAACCCGAGTGCGCGGAGGTCGGCTCGATCGAGGGCGACGACGAGGTGGACCGTGTTCGGTCGTCCTCGGTGAGTTGGCTGGCCGCCGACGACGACACCTGGTGGATCTTCGAGCGGCTCGCTCGGCTGGTGCGCGAGGCGAATGAAGGTTGGGGCTTCGACCTGGTTGGCTTCGAGGAGGAACTGCAATACACCCGCTACGACGGTCCGGGCGACCACTACACCTGGCATCGGGACGGGCTGGACGGCGACGTCTCAACCAGGAAGATCACCGTGGTGGTGCAACTCACCGACCCGGGCGGCTACGACGGGGCTCAACTGGAGTTGCCCGATCGCCTGGCGGATCCGGAAGACCCGGACCGGTTGCGGCACGTCAACGGGCAGGGCTCGGCGGTGGTGTTCCCCGCGTATGAGTATCACCGGGTGACCCCGCTTCGGCACGGGCGTCGTCGTTCGTTGGTGGCATGGGTTGCCGGTCCGCCGTTTCGCTGA